In Plasmodium malariae genome assembly, chromosome: 11, the following proteins share a genomic window:
- the PmUG01_11013000 gene encoding STP1 protein: MENCIPKNFTLSGTAGFGLTLREPFTTIRTYIKNKTKFLETANNKDLFRNECKQLADYLINNMSPPQGTSQIMWESLLKFWLNQYFKGITNYGGCPMILKKEHKELLELKYKEEDFCKKRTIDLKEIENLKKTNSGKCETICLKKCKAYNAWIIEMQKQFEEKKSLFKNCYTKESPKKKSKKQIPEPVCNILDQNTFKELSECITPNSVETTESLLETESKGLETQIQNTDQIIPKSHVQQETDVQVTPEHPTEIESHISQPPPEHIKSEVSEIKHSTKETEDSQSLADASLEKAKISEDVHVASEDTNESSPPTVQDMQLSPDRENTQTTDKSSIYTLEHSPPQIPHTTGTTLNPRDKYTSSILISLVIIIIFSLFIKFALTGMFKKKKKISRRHVKFLRLLVPSFSNKKSKIFTDDPLEHTIYDDEEIIKKIKINELTKNVNLSKRTRDRSKIIVEVHMEVLEEFRNKEWENIQDEFLEICIDEFTKEDNITFPNLIDDDLIIENIKCISDIKKQNILWNKWIQRHKNLSQNLKKDDWFNNLKDEWKREVSYIQEMEEIKKKSSNENQKVSFLEREKDIWRQWISKKGMIIQQHLDQYWNNGLAEELQNISDEYVNEDTKNYVSLLNVEELKHKENYEELYKYIKKKLLTKLCILVLIAVLEECKKEVNLENRESYLDRSINEWKGERYSSKKQEITENIIEYNNNDIENKRNEEFDAHIWKDCFRNEIEDWIREDDLYANSIVSDRTVDKSDEIAEKPFL; this comes from the exons ATGGAAAATTGTATACCTAAG AATTTCACTCTTTCTGGAACGGCAGGATTTGGGCTAACCCTCAGAGAACCATTTACGACTATTAGAacttacataaaaaataaaactaaattCTTAGAAACGGCAAATAACAAAGATTTATTTAGAAATGAATGCAAACAATTAGCTGATTAtctaattaataatatgtcTCCTCCTCAGGGTACAAGCCAAATTATGTGGGAATCCTTATTAAAGTTTTGGTTAAATCAGTACTTTAAGGGTATAACTAATTATGGTGGATGCCCCATGAtcttaaaaaaagaacataaagaacttttagaattaaaatataaagaagaggatttttgtaaaaaaagaactatAGATTTGAAGGAAATAGAgaacttaaaaaaaactaaCTCAGGTAAATGTGAAActatatgtttaaaaaaatgcaaagcATATAATGCATGGATTATAGAGATGCAGAAGCAATttgaagaaaagaaaagtctctttaaaaattgttacaCAAAAGAAAGtcccaaaaaaaaatcaaaaaaacaaatcCCAGAACCAGTATGCAACATATTGGATCAGAATACATTTAAAGAACTTTCTGAATGTATAACCCCGAATTCAGTAGAAACTACTGAAAGTTTACTTGAAACAGAAAGTAAAGGTTTAGAAACTCAAATTCAAAATACAGATCAAATTATACCCAAATCTCACGTCCAACAAGAAACAGATGTGCAAGTTACACCCGAACATCCAACTGAAATTGAATCACATATTTCACAACCTCCACCAGAACATATTAAAAGTGAAGTTTCAGAAATTAAACATTCAACTAAAGAAACTGAGGATTCACAATCTTTAGCAGATGCATCATTAGAAAAAGCTAAAATTTCTGAAGATGTACATGTAGCATCAGAAGATACTAATGAATCATCACCTCCAACTGTTCAAGACATGCAATTATCTCCTGATCGTGAGAATACCCAAACAACTGATAAATCATCGATATATACCTTAGAACATAGTCCTCCTCAAATACCCCATACTACAG GTACGACATTAAATCCAAGAGATAAATATACATCATCTATTTTAATAAGCTtggtaattattattatattttctctttttattaaa TTTGCTTTAACTggaatgtttaaaaaaaaaaaaaagataagtaGAAGACATGTGAAATTTCTGAGATTGCTTGTACCTTCATTTTCTAAcaagaaaagtaaaatttttacggATGATCCTTTAGAACACACAATAtatgatgatgaagaaattataaaaaaaataaaaataaatgaacttacaaaaaatgtaaatttatcaAAGCGAACAAGAGACAGATCCAAAATCATAGTAGAAGTACATATGGAAGTACTCGAAGAATTCAGAAATAAAGAATGGGAAAACATCCAAGAcgaatttttagaaatatgcATAGATGAGTTCACAAAAGAGGATAATATAACCTTTCCTAATTTAATTGATGATGAtctaataatagaaaatattaaatgtatcagtgatattaaaaaacaaaatattctaTGGAATAAATGGATACAAAGACATAAAAATCTTTCTCAAAATCTGAAAAAAGACGATTggtttaataatttgaagGATGAATGGAAAAGAGAAGTATCTTACATACAAGAAatggaagaaataaaaaagaaatcttcaaatgaaaatcaaaaagtttcatttttagaaagagaaaaagatatatggaGACAGTGGATATCAAAAAAGGGTATGATTATACAACAACATCTTGATCAGTACTGGAATAATGGATTAGCAGAGGAGTTGCAGAATATCTCAGATGAATATGTAAATGAAGAtactaaaaattatgtatcaCTATTAAATGTAGAAGAATTGAAGCacaaagaaaattatgaagaattatataaatatataaaaaaaaaattattaacaaagcTTTGTATTCTCGTGCTTATAGCAGTATTAGAAGAATGTAAAAAGGAGGTAAACCTTGAAAATAGGGAATCATATTTGGATAGATCCATAAATGAATGGAAGGGAGAAAGATATTCAAgtaaaaaacaagaaattacagaaaatataattgaatataataacaatgatatagaaaataaaagaaatgagGAATTTGATGCTCATATATGGAAAGATTGTTTCAGAAATGAGATAGAAGATTGGATAAGAGAAGATGATTTATATGCAAATTCTATAGTTAGTGATAGAACAGTAGACAAATCGGATGAAATAGCAGAAAAACCGTTTCTATAA
- the PmUG01_11013100 gene encoding tryptophan-rich protein, whose translation MNGLFFFILASAVIFKLSSTSLIDGCCSGIFTGKTKPPLCKSYTTSEDMPTVYLRQTIDKNILSESRKAFDWELWLKKQEKEMIEDFEKENDAWFKNKDKAFNNFLNKLEEKWSHYNPRMHEEYQTDLYDVCSNWSDDEWIEWFRTRGLDYIISDFESWFNENIPSYNKIMRSKFIKLSKRKKYEWDAYPNRFYEARYWVHWNEKALYEDPDINIKVSAYLYWIKRRKNEKKQWDCLIKRIKKKYVDNKIPAFTQWCEKTTEAYNNWLLYFYINWIENKYWNWWIKEKKMK comes from the exons atGAATGgactattcttttttatattggcTTCTGCTgtcatatttaaattatcatcAACTAGTTTAATTGATGGTTGCTGTAGTGgg ataTTTACTGGAAAAACGAAACCTCCACTTTGTAAATCTTATACTACTTCTGAAGATATGCCAACAGTATATTTAAGACAAACGATagataaaaacattttatcaGAATCACGTAAAGCATTTGATTGGGAATTATGGTTGAAGAAAcaggaaaaagaaatgataGAAGAttttgaaaaggaaaatgatGCTTGGTTTAAAAACAAAGATAAggcatttaataattttttgaacaaATTAGAGGAAAAATGGTCGCATTATAATCCCAGAATGCACGAAGAATATCAGACAGATCTTTATGATGTATGTTCTAATTGGAGTGACGATGAATGGATAGAGTGGTTCAGAACACGTGGATTagattatataatatcaGATTTTGAAAGTTGGTTCAACGAAAATATACCCTCctacaataaaattatgagatccaaatttattaagttgagtaaaaggaagaaatatGAATGGGATGCATATCCAAATAGATTTTACGAAGCGCGTTATTGGGTACATTGGAATGAAAAAGCTTTATATGAAGATCcagatattaatataaaagtttCAGCCTATTTATATTggataaaaagaagaaaaaatgaaaagaaacaGTGGGACTGTTTAATTAAGcgtattaaaaagaaatatgtagATAATAAAATCCCAGCGTTTACACAGTGGTGCGAAAAAACTACGGAGGCTTATAATAATTGgttattatacttttatataaattggatagaaaataaatactGGAATTGGTggattaaagaaaaaaaaatgaaatag
- the PmUG01_11013200 gene encoding fam-m protein, which translates to MRTIILKNVFIKSTERKYNSGKILHKSNYRILAKCKQDMYPNIVCLKEKFPNNEDIEYKNTSNNAKGANRRSKQSNRSLLNKAQHYTEVIDYNNGMFDGKHFHFEKKWIKKKDYDDFLEKKRRICNIALKKIKFKNYGYIVAMFVIFLFFGIGLPELSNLESLDTALKGMDTTNILKILYEAVKSWDQTVKSTIYLSLFSVLMLTLIIVLVKGICKILRNNEKYNKIKLITE; encoded by the exons atgagaacaataatattaaaa aATGTGTTTATTAAATCCACggaaagaaaatataactccggcaaaatattacataaaagtAATTATAGAATACTAGCAAAATGTAAACAGGATATGTATCCAAATATTGTATGCTTAAAAGAAAAGTTTCCAAATAATGAAGACattgaatataaaaatacatctAATAATGCAAAAGGGGCTAATAGAAGAAGCAAACAATCAAATAgaagtttattaaataaggcACAACACTATACAGAAGTaatagattataataatggaatgtttgatggaaaacatttccattttgaaaaaaaatggattaagaaaaaagattatgatgattttcttgaaaaaaaaaggagaatttgtaatatagctttaaaaaaaataaaatttaaaaattacggATATATAGTTGCTatgtttgttatttttttattctttggAATAGGATTACCAGAATTATCTAACTTGGAGTCTTTGGATACTGCATTGAAAGGGATGGACACaacaaatatattgaaaattttatatgaagCCGTAAAATCGTGGGATCAAACCGTAAAGTccactatatatttatcactATTTAGTGTACTAATGCTTACATTGATTATTGTGCTTGTAAAAGGAATTTGTAAAAtcttaagaaataatgaaaaatataataaaattaagttgaTAACTgagtaa